A genomic window from Candidatus Denitrolinea symbiosum includes:
- a CDS encoding FAD-dependent oxidoreductase: MIFSNEPRPEDLKSLADVKLLPFWLDDAARPEPVAALTGSIEADLVVVGAGFTGLWTALLAKEADPGREVVLIESGETAGGASGRNGGFVSASLTHSFQNGLSRWPAELSDIIRMGHENLDAIENAIQRYRIECDFIRSGELNLALREEQAEDFKEERDISARYGETLTFLDRDEVRARVDSPTYLAGLFNPSNGMVNPARLSWGLRRACLERGVRLFERSPAKRLEDLGETVVVRAAQGRVRARRVALATNAFPPLLRRISYYVVPVYDYALMTEPLTPAQRDSIGWRGREGLSDSDNQFHYYHITAEGRILWGGYDALYYWNNGMGPHLENRPETFARLAAHFFQTFPQLEGLRFTHAWAGAIDTCSRFTAFWGTALKRKVSYVAGYTGLGVGASRFGAQVMLDLLDGRETERVALKMVRTKPAPIPPEPFRSPIINFTRWSLAQADRRGGRRNLWLKLLDALGLGFDS; encoded by the coding sequence ATGATTTTTTCAAACGAACCCCGCCCCGAAGACCTGAAATCGCTTGCGGACGTGAAGTTATTGCCGTTCTGGCTGGACGACGCGGCGCGCCCCGAACCGGTTGCCGCGTTGACCGGGTCCATCGAAGCCGACCTGGTCGTGGTCGGCGCGGGATTCACCGGCCTGTGGACCGCGCTGCTGGCGAAGGAGGCCGACCCCGGGCGCGAGGTCGTCCTCATCGAAAGCGGGGAGACGGCCGGCGGCGCGAGCGGGCGCAACGGCGGCTTCGTTTCCGCGTCGTTAACCCATTCCTTTCAAAACGGGTTATCGCGCTGGCCGGCCGAACTGTCCGACATCATCCGAATGGGACATGAGAATCTCGACGCCATCGAAAACGCCATCCAGCGTTACCGCATCGAATGCGACTTCATCCGCTCGGGAGAACTCAACCTCGCCCTCAGGGAGGAACAGGCGGAGGACTTTAAAGAGGAGCGCGATATCTCGGCGCGCTACGGCGAGACCCTGACCTTTCTCGACCGCGATGAAGTGCGGGCGCGCGTCGACTCGCCAACCTATCTCGCCGGGCTGTTCAACCCATCGAACGGCATGGTCAACCCGGCGCGGCTTTCGTGGGGATTGCGACGCGCCTGCCTCGAGCGCGGCGTCCGTCTCTTCGAGCGGAGCCCGGCGAAACGTCTCGAGGATCTGGGCGAAACGGTCGTCGTCCGCGCCGCGCAGGGACGCGTGCGGGCGCGCCGCGTCGCGCTTGCCACGAACGCGTTCCCGCCGTTGCTGCGCCGCATATCCTATTACGTCGTTCCTGTCTACGATTACGCCCTGATGACCGAACCGCTGACGCCCGCGCAGCGCGACTCCATTGGCTGGCGCGGCCGCGAGGGGTTAAGCGACTCGGATAATCAATTCCATTATTATCACATCACCGCGGAAGGGCGGATTTTGTGGGGCGGGTACGACGCGCTCTATTATTGGAACAACGGGATGGGGCCGCATCTCGAAAACCGCCCCGAAACCTTCGCGCGTCTGGCCGCGCACTTCTTCCAAACCTTTCCCCAGCTGGAGGGACTCCGCTTCACGCACGCCTGGGCGGGGGCGATAGATACCTGTTCGCGCTTCACCGCCTTTTGGGGAACGGCTCTTAAGCGAAAAGTCTCTTACGTGGCGGGCTACACGGGACTGGGCGTCGGCGCTTCGCGCTTCGGCGCGCAGGTGATGCTCGACCTGCTCGACGGCCGCGAGACGGAGCGCGTCGCGCTGAAGATGGTACGCACGAAACCCGCGCCCATCCCCCCGGAGCCGTTTCGTTCGCCGATCATCAATTTTACGCGCTGGTCGCTCGCGCAGGCGGACCGCCGCGGCGGCCGGCGCAATTTGTGGCTGAAATTGCTGGACGCGCTGGGATTGGGATTCGATTCGTGA
- a CDS encoding enoyl-CoA hydratase, whose product MTYSVILAEIRGRVGLVTLNRPEAMNAFNPTLTRELMDALEAFDNDDSVGAMVVSGNQKVFAAGADIKEMAEKTAQQMADGDFIANFDRIRAIRKPVIAAVSGWALGGGCEVALACDMIVASETAKFGQPEITIGVIPGAGGTQRLPRAVGKALAMEMVLNNRTLSAQEALGFGLVNRVVAAETYLDEALKLAEEVASRAPVAVRAAKRMVNEAYERSLTESLAEERREFYELFETEDQKEGMRAFAEKRKPQWKGK is encoded by the coding sequence ATGACCTACAGCGTCATCCTCGCCGAAATCCGCGGACGGGTCGGACTCGTCACGCTCAACCGCCCGGAAGCGATGAACGCCTTTAATCCAACGCTGACGCGCGAACTGATGGACGCGCTCGAAGCGTTCGACAACGACGATTCCGTCGGCGCGATGGTCGTCAGCGGGAATCAGAAAGTCTTTGCCGCGGGCGCCGACATCAAGGAGATGGCCGAAAAGACCGCCCAGCAAATGGCGGATGGCGACTTTATCGCCAACTTCGACCGCATCCGCGCCATCCGCAAACCGGTCATCGCGGCGGTGTCGGGATGGGCGCTGGGCGGCGGCTGCGAAGTGGCCCTGGCGTGCGACATGATCGTGGCCTCGGAGACTGCGAAGTTCGGCCAGCCCGAAATCACCATCGGCGTCATCCCCGGCGCGGGCGGGACCCAGCGCCTGCCGCGCGCGGTGGGCAAGGCGCTCGCCATGGAAATGGTCCTCAACAACCGCACGCTCTCGGCGCAGGAAGCGCTTGGGTTCGGCCTCGTCAACCGCGTCGTCGCGGCAGAGACGTACCTCGACGAGGCGTTGAAACTGGCCGAGGAGGTCGCGTCGCGCGCGCCCGTCGCGGTCCGGGCCGCGAAGAGAATGGTCAACGAAGCCTACGAACGCTCGCTGACCGAGTCGCTGGCGGAGGAAAGAAGGGAGTTCTACGAATTGTTCGAGACCGAGGACCAAAAAGAGGGGATGCGGGCCTTCGCCGAAAAACGCAAACCGCAGTGGAAAGGCAAATAG